Proteins encoded within one genomic window of Triticum aestivum cultivar Chinese Spring chromosome 2D, IWGSC CS RefSeq v2.1, whole genome shotgun sequence:
- the LOC123052232 gene encoding scarecrow-like protein 32: MMQFTHAAVTAPPLYPNGHHGLGLGLFLDVGAPRARPWPAAGSLFPTLPPSSKISLGNLNSAGCMEQLLVHCANAIEANDATLTQQILWVLNNIAPADGDSNQRLTAAFLCALVARASRTGACKAVTAAVAAAVESAALHVHRFTAVELASFVDLTPWHRFGYMAANHAILEAVEGFSVVHVVDLSTTHCMQIPTLIDMLASRAEGPPILRLTVADVGCSGPPPALDMSYDELGAKLVNFARSRNVTMDFRMVPTSPADAFTSLVDQLRVQQLVSDGTEALIVNCHMLLHSVPDETAGSVSLTQSVSLRTMLLKSIRTLDPTLVVVAEEDADFTAGDVVGRLRAAFNFLWIPYDAVDTFLPKGSEQRRWYEAEVGWKVENVLAQEGVDRVERQEDRARWGQRMRGAGFRAVAFGEEAAGEIRTMLNEHAAGWGMKREDDDLMLTWKGHNVVFASAWAPS; the protein is encoded by the coding sequence CACGGGCTAGGGCTAGGGCTCTTCCTTGACGTCGGCGCGCCGAGGGCACGCCCCTGGCCGGCTGCTGGGAGCTTGTTCCCAACGCTGCCGCCCTCCTCCAAGATCTCCCTGGGGAACCTCAACAGCGCCGGCTGCATGGAGCAGCTTCTGGTGCACTGCGCCAACGCCATCGAGGCCAACGACGCCACGCTTACGCAGCAGATCCTCTGGGTGCTCAACAACATCGCCCCCGCCGACGGGGACTCCAACCAGCGGCTCACCGCGGCGTTCCTCTGCGCGCTCGTCGCGCGCGCTTCCAGGACGGGGGCGTGCAAGGCGGTGACCGCGGCCGTGGCCGCCGCGGTCGAGTCGGCCGCGCTCCACGTGCACCGCTTCACGGCCGTCGAGCTCGCCAGCTTCGTCGACCTCACGCCTTGGCACCGGTTTGGCTACATGGCCGCCAACCACGCCATCCTTGAGGCCGTGGAGGGCTTCTCCGTCGTGCACGTCGTCGACCTCAGCACGACGCACTGCATGCAGATCCCGACCCTCATCGACATGCTCGCGAGCCGCGCCGAGGGCCCCCCGATACTCCGGCTCACCGTCGCCGATGTCGGGTGCAGCGGGCCACCGCCGGCGCTCGACATGTCCTACGACGAGCTCGGCGCCAAGCTTGTCAACTTTGCGCGATCCCGCAACGTGACAATGGACTTCCGGATGGTGCCCACCTCGCCGGCCGACGCCTTCACTTCCTTAGTCGACCAGCTCCGGGTGCAGCAGCTGGTCTCGGACGGCACCGAGGCGCTCATCGTCAACTGCCACATGCTGCTGCACAGCGTGCCGGACGAGACGGCCGGGTCGGTGAGCCTTACTCAGTCGGTCTCACTCCGGACCATGCTCCTCAAGTCCATCCGAACCCTCGACCCAACGCTGGTCGTGGTGGCCGAAGAGGATGCCGACTTCACGGCGGGGGACGTGGTGGGGAGGCTCCGGGCGGCGTTCAACTTCCTGTGGATCCCGTACGACGCCGTGGACACCTTCCTGCCCAAGGGGAGCGAGCAGCGGCGGTGGTACGAGGCGGAGGTCGGGTGGAAGGTGGAGAACGTGCTGGCGCAGGAAGGGGTGGACAGGGTGGAGCGGCAGGAGGACCGGGCGAGGTGGGGGCAAAGGATGCGCGGCGCGGGGTTCCGGGCGGTGGCGTTCGGCGAGGAGGCGGCCGGGGAGATACGGACAATGTTGAATGAGCACGCGGCCGGTTGGGGTATGAAGCGGGAGGACGACGACCTCATGCTCACATGGAAGGGGCACAACGTTGTTTTCGCCTCGGCGTGGGCACCGTCGTGA